TGGTCAGGTCCCAAAAGGGCAAGAACGGAGGCCTTTCCCTGGGCCGGCCGGCACAAAAGGTACTGGTCAAACAGATCTTCTCGGCAGTGGACGGGACCCTTTCGGTCAGCGCTTGCATGAACGAGGGAAAATGTAAACACCATATCTGCCCCATATATCCCGTCCTGACCAGATTGCAGAAGGACCTGGACAACCGGCTGAATTCGGCCAAACTGTCAACCTTTGTGTGACCTTAATTGCCGGGCGATTCGTGAATCGCCCCTAACGGTTAACTGACAACAGGATCATTCCATGAAACGCCAAATAGTCCAGATAGACCAGGAGAAATGCAACGGCTGTGGGCAGTGCATTCCAAACTGCGTGGAGGGGGCATTGAAGATAGCGAACGGCAAGGCCCGGCTGGTCAGCGATAAATGCTGCAACGGGCTGGGGGCCTGCCTGGGACATTGCCCCCAGGACGCCATCAGGATCATAGAACGTGAGGCGGACGGGTATGACGAAAATGTAACGGCAAACCCGGCAAGGGCAATTCATCCCACTACGTTTAACGATGAAATGCTTCGTGGGACAAGTGAATTGTCCCGACAGTCTTACGCCTGCCCCGGATCACAGATACGGCAGCAAAAGCCAGCCCAGCAAACAGCAAACTCCGTAACTGTAAACTCTCAACTATCCCACTGGCCCATTCAGCTGCACCTGGTGCCGGTCAACGCCCCGTTCTTCAATGGAGCCGACCTGCTGATCACCGCATCCTGCGTGCCGTTCTCCTACGGCGGGTTCCATAATACCCTGCTGGCCGGAAGATCCCTGATCGTCGCCTGTCCCAAGCTGGACCGCACCGAGCCGTACCTGGAAAAGCTAACGGAGATATTCAGGCAGAACAGCATCAAGTCCGTCACCGTGGCCATCATGGAGGTGCCCTGCTGTCAGGGGCTGCTGCGGTTGGTGCGGCAAGCTTTGAAGGATTCCGGGAAATGGATGTCTATTACCGTAGAGACCATCACCGTAAAAGGCGAAAAGCTGTAAAAGGCTTTTCTATAAAGCTTATACGAACTGGATACCAGTTTTCACGGGTATGACAACAGAAAGGAACCGCCATGAAAAAGTACCGTTGCGTGGTCTGCGATTACATCTACGACCCGGCTTTGGGCGACCCCGACTCGGGCATTGCCCCGGGAGCACCGTTTGAGAAAATCCCGGATACCTGGGTCTGCCCGATCTGCCAGGTGGACAAATCGGACTTTGAACCAATAAACTGATTATGCCACGAAAGCTCAAAGATCACCCATTAAAAGGCACAAGTCAAGAGAAAAATAGTTCCCCCCAGGGTAAACGCTCAGTGCAGTTTATCCGACGTCGTTACTGAAGTTACCCCTAATTTTAATTAGCCTTATTGATAACTCAAAGAAACATAAGGGGATAACAGATTAAAAAAGTGGTAACAACCAAATTCTAAAAAATGATATATCCGAAATCGTGATTACATTATTTTATGGGC
This genomic stretch from candidate division TA06 bacterium harbors:
- a CDS encoding Rrf2 family transcriptional regulator; this translates as MLLTKRNEYALQAMIILARQKEGRLLAASALAKRLKTTPAFLSKIAQQLSGAGLVRSQKGKNGGLSLGRPAQKVLVKQIFSAVDGTLSVSACMNEGKCKHHICPIYPVLTRLQKDLDNRLNSAKLSTFV
- a CDS encoding 4Fe-4S binding protein, translating into MKRQIVQIDQEKCNGCGQCIPNCVEGALKIANGKARLVSDKCCNGLGACLGHCPQDAIRIIEREADGYDENVTANPARAIHPTTFNDEMLRGTSELSRQSYACPGSQIRQQKPAQQTANSVTVNSQLSHWPIQLHLVPVNAPFFNGADLLITASCVPFSYGGFHNTLLAGRSLIVACPKLDRTEPYLEKLTEIFRQNSIKSVTVAIMEVPCCQGLLRLVRQALKDSGKWMSITVETITVKGEKL
- a CDS encoding rubredoxin, translating into MKKYRCVVCDYIYDPALGDPDSGIAPGAPFEKIPDTWVCPICQVDKSDFEPIN